Proteins from a genomic interval of Capsicum annuum cultivar UCD-10X-F1 chromosome 4, UCD10Xv1.1, whole genome shotgun sequence:
- the LOC107854958 gene encoding pentatricopeptide repeat-containing protein At5g08510: MLAWWRRAGKSSKVMERRFSIAPKLEHYGCMVDLLGRAGRLQEAYDLIQSMPMRPDNVIWGNLLGSCSFHGNVELAEQAVEFLSLLEQRNLGNYVILSNIYARAGLWDGVPRFRKLMKSSQITKAAGYSFIEEGGDIHKFVVEDKYHPKSNEIHALLKAPLD, from the coding sequence ATGCTGGCATGGTGGAGAAGGGCTGGGAAATCCTCAAAAGTGATGGAGAGAAGATTCTCCATAGCTCCAAAATTAGAACACTATGGCTGTATGGTTGATCTCTTAGGCCGGGCTGGGAGATTGCAGGAAGCTTATGATCTTATACAAAGCATGCCAATGAGACCTGATAATGTTATATGGGGAAATCTGCTTGGATCCTGTAGTTTCCATGGCAATGTTGAACTGGCTGAACAAGCAGTCGAATTCCTTTCTTTGTTGGAGCAAAGGAATCTTGGGAATTATGTTATTCTCTCAAATATATATGCAAGAGCTGGTCTGTGGGATGGTGTTCCAAGGTTTAGGAAACTGATGAAGTCCTCCCAGATTACAAAAGCAGCAGGGTACAGCTTCATCGAGGAAGGAGGTGATATTCATAAGTTTGTAGTAGAGGATAAATACCATCCAAAATCAAATGAGATACATGCACTTCTGAAGGCACCACTAGATTGA